One segment of Streptomyces sp. NBC_00102 DNA contains the following:
- a CDS encoding ROK family protein yields the protein MHTDLVAALDIGGTKIAGALVGDDGTLLVRAQRPTPAKESGESVMGAVDGVLSELMASPHWARASALGIGSAGPVDASAGTVSPINVPGWRDFPLVDRVGRTIGGLPVTLVGDGVAMTAAEHWQGAARGHDNALCMVVSTGVGGGLVLGGRLHAGPTGNSGHIGHISVDLDGDACPCGARGCVERIASGPNIARRALDNGWLPGADGDVTARAVAAAARAGDPVAQASFDRAAQALAAGIAATATLVEIDIAVIGGGVAGAGDVLFAPLRRALADYATLSFVRNLTVTPAVMGNDAGLVGAAAAATVR from the coding sequence ATGCATACCGACCTCGTCGCCGCCCTCGATATCGGCGGCACCAAGATCGCCGGCGCGCTGGTGGGCGACGACGGCACGCTGCTCGTACGAGCGCAGCGGCCGACGCCCGCCAAGGAGTCAGGCGAGTCGGTGATGGGGGCGGTGGACGGTGTCCTCTCCGAACTGATGGCATCGCCGCACTGGGCGCGCGCTTCGGCGCTGGGCATCGGCAGCGCCGGTCCGGTGGACGCCTCGGCGGGCACGGTCAGTCCGATCAACGTCCCCGGCTGGCGTGACTTCCCGTTGGTCGACCGGGTCGGCCGGACGATCGGCGGACTGCCGGTCACTCTCGTCGGTGACGGAGTGGCGATGACGGCGGCCGAGCACTGGCAGGGAGCGGCCCGCGGACACGACAACGCCCTCTGCATGGTCGTGTCGACCGGGGTCGGCGGCGGACTCGTCCTCGGCGGCAGGCTCCACGCCGGACCCACCGGCAACTCGGGCCACATCGGCCACATCAGCGTCGACCTCGACGGCGACGCCTGCCCCTGCGGGGCGCGCGGCTGCGTGGAGCGGATCGCGAGCGGCCCCAACATCGCCCGCCGGGCCCTGGACAACGGCTGGCTGCCCGGCGCGGACGGGGACGTCACGGCCCGCGCCGTGGCCGCCGCCGCACGGGCCGGAGACCCCGTGGCCCAGGCGTCCTTCGACCGCGCGGCCCAGGCGCTCGCCGCCGGGATCGCCGCCACGGCCACTCTGGTCGAGATCGACATCGCGGTGATCGGCGGCGGAGTGGCCGGCGCCGGCGACGTGCTCTTCGCCCCGCTGCGCCGGGCCCTGGCCGACTACGCGACGCTCTCCTTCGTACGGAACCTCACGGTGACGCCCGCGGTGATGGGCAACGACGCCGGACTCGTGGGAGCGGCCGCCGCGGCAACCGTGCGCTAG
- a CDS encoding LacI family DNA-binding transcriptional regulator has product MAETARHSEPRYGNRPTMKDVAARAGVGLKTVSRVVNGEAGVTPDTERRVQEAIDALGFRRNDSARVLRKGRTASIGLVLEDLADPFYGPLSRAVEEVARSHGALLINGSSAEDPVREQELVLALCARRVDGLIVIPAGDDHRYLEPEIRAGVATVFVDRPAGLVDADTILSDSFGGARQGVEHLIAHGHRRIGFIGDQPRIHTTTERLRGYHAAMTDAGITVDDRWVSLGTTAPERVRAAAEEMLSGPEPVTAIFAGNNRVTVTAVRVLAGRERPVALVGFDDIELADLLGITVIAQDAAAVGRTAAEHLFRRLEGAGHATARVELPTTLVARGSGELPPA; this is encoded by the coding sequence GTGGCCGAGACCGCCCGTCATTCCGAGCCCCGCTACGGCAACAGGCCCACCATGAAAGACGTGGCCGCGCGCGCCGGGGTCGGGCTCAAGACGGTCTCCCGGGTGGTGAACGGCGAGGCCGGTGTCACCCCCGACACCGAGCGCCGGGTACAGGAGGCGATCGACGCGCTCGGCTTCCGCCGCAACGACAGCGCCCGCGTTCTGCGTAAGGGACGTACGGCGTCCATCGGTCTGGTCCTGGAGGATCTGGCCGACCCGTTCTACGGTCCGCTGAGCCGCGCCGTGGAAGAGGTCGCCCGTTCCCACGGGGCACTGCTGATCAACGGATCCAGCGCCGAGGACCCGGTACGCGAACAGGAGTTGGTGCTCGCGCTCTGCGCGCGCCGGGTGGACGGGCTGATCGTGATCCCGGCGGGCGACGACCACCGCTATCTGGAGCCGGAGATCAGAGCCGGGGTGGCCACCGTCTTCGTGGACCGGCCGGCCGGTCTGGTGGACGCCGACACGATCCTCTCCGACAGCTTCGGCGGCGCCCGGCAGGGCGTGGAGCACCTGATCGCGCACGGCCACCGCCGGATCGGCTTCATCGGCGACCAGCCGCGCATCCATACGACGACGGAGCGACTGCGCGGCTACCACGCGGCGATGACGGATGCGGGCATCACCGTCGACGACCGGTGGGTCTCCCTGGGGACCACCGCTCCGGAAAGGGTGCGCGCCGCGGCCGAGGAGATGCTGTCGGGACCCGAACCGGTGACCGCGATCTTCGCGGGCAACAACCGTGTCACCGTGACCGCCGTGCGGGTGCTCGCCGGCCGAGAACGGCCGGTCGCTCTGGTCGGGTTCGACGACATCGAGCTGGCCGACCTGCTCGGCATCACGGTGATCGCGCAGGACGCGGCGGCCGTGGGGCGCACCGCCGCGGAGCACCTCTTCCGCCGTCTGGAGGGCGCGGGCCACGCCACCGCCCGGGTGGAGCTGCCGACGACCCTGGTGGCGCGGGGCTCGGGCGAGCTGCCCCCGGCGTGA